One genomic window of Meles meles chromosome 3, mMelMel3.1 paternal haplotype, whole genome shotgun sequence includes the following:
- the AFAP1L1 gene encoding actin filament-associated protein 1-like 1 isoform X6, with protein sequence MPEDDGEPCKGASPEPAKSPSLRHSADLPPPLPQRPPPEDYYEEALPLGPGKSPEYISSHSAAPSTNPTDGCSPAHSIMDGYYEDADSSYPSTRMNGELKNSYNDSDPMSSSYESYDEEEEEGKGPQPTHQWPSEEASMHLVRDCRICAFLLRKKRFGQWAKQLTVIKEDQLLCYKSSKDRQPHLRLALDVCSVTYMPKDSRHKRHELRFSQGATEVLVLALQSREQAEEWLKVIREVSRPAGTMEGADVPRSPVLLCKLDLDKRLSQEKQTSDSDSLGMGDSCSTLGRREACDHGKAKKSSLAELKGSVSRAAGRKITRIISFSKKKSLADDPQMPCSEEEVPCCGGSWAPAGGYLNVLVNQGWKERWCRLKCNTLYFHKDHTDLRTHVNAIALRGCEVAPGFGPRHPFAFRILRNRQEVAILEANCSEDMGRWLGLLLVETGSKVTPEALHYDYVDVETLTSIVSAGRNSFLYARSCQDQWPEPRVYDDVPYEKIQDEEPKRPTGAQVKRHASSCSEKSHRVDPQVKVKRHASSANQYKYGKNRAEEDARRYLVEKEKLEKEKETIRTELMALRQEKRELKEAIRNNPGTKLKALEEAVAALEAQCRAKEERRIDLELRLVAVKERLQQSLAGGPTLGLSVSSKNKSGETANKPQNNAPEQPLPVNCVSELRKRSPSIVTSNQGRVLQKAKEWEMKKT encoded by the exons GTGCCGCTCCTTCTACCAACCCCACAGATGGCTGCAGCCCAGCCCACTCCATCATGGATGGCTACTACGAGGATGCAGACAGCAGCTACCCCTCGACCAGGATGAATGGGGAGCTAAAGAACTCCT ACAATGACTCGGACCCAATGAGCAGCTCCTACGAGTCCTatgacgaggaggaggaggaaggcaaagGGCCGCAGCCCACACACCAGTGGCCCTCAGAGGAAGCCTCCATGCACCTGGTGAGGGACTGCAGGATATGCGCCTTCCTGCTGCGGAAAAAGCGCTTTGGGCAGTGGGCCAAGCAGCTGACCGTCATCAAGGAGGACCAGCTCCTG TGTTACAAAAGCTCCAAGGACCGGCAGCCACATCTGAGGCTGGCGTTGGATGTCTGCAGCGTCACCTACATGCCCAAGGACAGCCGGCACAAGAGGCACGAGCTGCGTTTCTCCCAGGGGGCTACCGAGGTCTTGGTGCTGGCCCTGCAGAGCCGGGAGCAAGCCGAGGAGTGGCTGAAG GTCATCCGAGAGGTGAGCAGGCCTGCGGGGACAATGGAGGGCGCAGACGTGCCCAGATCCCCCGTCCTCCTGTGCAAGCTGGACCTAGACAAG AGATTGTCCCAAGAGAAGCAAACTTCAGACTCGGACAGCCTGGGCATGGGTGACAGCTGTTCTACTCTGGGCCGCAGGGAGGCCTGTGACCACG GCAAAGCGAAGAAGAGCAGTCTGGCAGAGCTGAAGGGCTCAGTGAGCAGGGCTGCCGGCCGCAAGATCACCCGCATCATCAGCTTCTCCAAGAAAAAGTCGCTGGCTGACGACCCGCAGATGCCCTGCTCCGAGGAGGAGGTCCCGTGCTGCGGTGGGTCCTGGGCACCGGCAGGAG GCTACCTGAACGTGTTGGTGAACCAGGGCTGGAAGGAACGCTGGTGCCGCCTGAAATGCAACACTTTGTACTTCCACAAGGATCACACAGACCTCAGGACCCACGTGAATGCCATTGCTCTCCGCGGCTGTGAGGTGGCCCCAGGCTTTGGGCCCAGACATCCATTTGCCTTCAGGATTCTGCGCAACCGGCAGGAGGTTGCCATCTTGGAG GCAAACTGCTCCGAGGACATGGGCCGCTGGCTTGGGCTGTTGCTGGTGGAGACGGGCTCCAAAGTCACTCCCGAGGCGCTGCACTACGACTACGTGGATGTGGAGACCTTAACCAGCATCGTCAGTGCCGGGCGCAACTCCTTCCT ATATGCAAGATCCTGCCAGGATCAGTGGCCTGAGCCCCGTGTGTACGACGATGTCCCTTATGAAAAGATACAG GACGAGGAGCCCAAGCGTCCCACCGGTGCCCAGGTGAAACGCCATGCCTCCTCCTGCAGCGAGAAGTCCCATCGAGTGGATCCGCAGGTCAAAGTCAAGCGCCATGCCTCCA GTGCCAATCAATACAAGTACGGCAAGAACCGAGCAGAGGAAGATGCCCGGAGGTACCTGGTAGAAaaagagaagctggaaaaagagaaggagacaaTCCGGACGGAGCTGATGGCACTgaggcaggagaagagggagctGAAGGAAGCCATCCGGAATAATCCAG GAACAAAGTTAAAGGCTCTGGAGGAGGCCGTGGCTGCCCTGGAAGCTCAGTGTCGGGCAAAGGAGGAGCGCCGGATCGACCTGGAGCTGCGGCTTGTGGCTGTGAAGGAGCGACTGCAGCAGTCGCTGGCAGGGGGCCCGACGCTGGGGCTCTCCGTGAGCAGCAAGAACAAGAGTGGG GAAACTGCAAATAAACCCCAGAACAACGCCCCAGAGCAACCTCTCCCTGTCAACTGTGTTTCTGAGCTGAGGAAGAGAAGCCCATCCATCGTAACCTCCAACCAAGGAAGGGTGCTACAGAAAGCCAAG GAATGGGAAATGAAGAAGACCTAG